In the genome of Streptomyces sp. SAI-127, the window TACCAGGGCCCCCAGCGTCTGGTCGTGGGCGTGCAGCGGCAGGGCCAGCACGGCGGCGGGCGCCGGGTGCGGGCCGACTGGGGCTGGGGCGTTGCCGTTGATCGCGCGGGTGGCGGCGGTGGCCAGGGCCTCGCGGGCAAGAAGGGGGGTGCCGGCGATGTACGGCGGGGGCGACTGCGCCGGGGCGGGTGCCGCAGAGGTGAGGTGGATGCTGATCTGGTCGGCGAAGTCGGGCAGCAGGATCTGACCGGCGGTCTGCAGTATCTGGTCCGGGTCGAGGGTGGCGGACAATCGCAGGCCCGCGTCGGCCAGGGAGGCCAGCACGGCCAGCTGGTTGCGGGTCTCGGTCAGGGCCTGTTCGCGCAGCCGGGACAGTTCCAACCCGGTGCGGACACGCGCCAGCAGCTGGCGTGCGGAGAAGGGTTTGGCCAGGTAGTCGTCGGCGCCGGCGTGCCGGCCCTGCATGGATTCCTCCTCGCCGGCGCGGGCGGTGAGCAGGACGATGGGCAGGCGGGCGGTGCGCGGGTCGGCGCGGAGCGCCCGGACCAGCTCGAAGCCGTCCATGCGGGGCATCATCACGTCGCTGAGCACCATCTCCACCGGCTGCGCCAGGGCCGTCTCCAGGGCGGCCCGGCCGTCGGCGGCGAGCAGCACGTCGTAGTCGGGCTGTAGGAGCTGGGTGAGGTAGGCGCGCATGTCGGCGTTGTCGTCGACGACCAGCAGGCGGGCCCGGTGGGGGCGGTCGTGGGGGCGGTCGGATTCGTGCGGGCCGGGACCGTGGAGGGCATCGTGGGTCGCGGGAGCGTGCGGGGTGCGTGCCGCGGAGGTGGCCGCGGCGGGGACGGGGTCGGCCGCCAGCCAGCCCAGCGCCTCGTCCACGTAGGCCGCCGTGCGGCCGGGCCGGTCGCCTCCGCCTTCCCTGGGGATCTCCCCGGGGGATCCGGCGCCGGCCTCGGGCGGGGCCGGGCGGGGCCGCTGGGCGGTGGCGAAGGGGAGGTCCACGGTGAGGGTGGTGCCCTGGCCGAGGCGGCTGTCCACGCCGACGGTGCCGCCGTGCGCTTCCACCAGATCCTTGACCAGCACCAGGCCCAGGCCGCTGCCCTCGTGGGAGCGGGAGCGGGCGCCGCGGACCCTGTGGAAGCGCTCGAACAGGCGCGGCAGCTCGTCCGCGGGGATGCCGGTGCCGGTATCGGTCACGGTCAGCCTGGCCCAGTCGCTGGCCGCGGCCACCTGGACCTGGGCGCCGCCGGTGAAGGTGAACTTCAGGGCGTTGCTGAGCAGGTTGAGGATGACCTTCTCCCACATCTCCCGGTCCAGGGGCACCGGCTTGGGCAGCGGCGGGCAGTCCACGTCCAGCGTCAGCCCTGCCGCCTCGAAGGCGGACCGGAACACCCCGGCCAGCTCGGCCGTGGCGCTGGCGAGGTCGACCGGCTCGAGGGCCGGGTGCGTCTGCCCGGCCTCGGCACGGGCGACGTCCAGGAGGGTGTTGACCTGCTTCAGCAGGCGCAGGGCGCCGCGCTCGGCCAGCTCCAGCTGCTCGCGCCGCTCGGGCCGGTCCTCGTCGGCCAGGGCCTGCTGGAGCGGGCCCAGGAGCAGGGTGAGCGGGGTGCGGAACTCGTGGCTGACGTTGGCGAAGAAGGTGGTCTTGGCCCGGTCGAGCTCGGCCAGCGCCTCCGCCCGCCTGCGCTGCTCTTCGTGCGCGAGCGCGGCCGACAGCGCCCCGGCCACAGCTGAGGCGAGCACCTCCAGGAAGTCGTAGTAGGCCCCGCCCGGGGGGAAGCAGGGGTTGACGCCCACCACCAGCACGCCCTCCACCTGGCCCGCGCAGTGCAGCGGAAGGGCCAGAGCCTGCTCGACCGGGAGCAGGGAGGCCGCGGCGTGCTGCCCGGCCATGCTGCCGCCGGTGAACGCGGCGGCCGGCAGCGTGGCCGGGGCACCGTCGGCGACCACCTGCGCCAGCCGGGCCGCCGCCTCCGGCCCGTCGGCCGCATTCAGCGAGACGGTCTCGGGCGCCGACCGGAGCCCGGTGGAGGCCGCCGGCCGCTGCATCCCTGGCTCGGAAGCCAGATACACGCCCAGAAACGGGATCTCGTCGGGGTAGGAGCCCGCCACCTCGGCGACCACACGGGCGACCTCGCCCGGAGTGGGCAGCCCGGCCGTGCGCGTGCCGGTCTCGCTCAGCAGGCGCAGCCGGCGCTCGCCCAGTACCCGGCCGGTGGTCTCGGTGAGGATCTGCAGCACGCCGCCGGCGGTGCCGTCATCCAGCAGCACGGGCTGGAAGGCGGAGTCGAAGTAGCACTGCTCCAAAAAGCCGTGGCGCTCCATGATGAGCAGCTCATCCGGGACCAGCAGGGGCTTGCGGGTGTCGGTCACATAGTGGAAGTGGGAGCTCACGGGGTGGGCCCAGACCTCGGGGAACACTTCCTTATAGGGCCTGCCGAGCGCCCAGGGGTGTTTGGCGCCGACAATGGGTGTGGAGCCCAAGTTGTACAGCGTGGCGAATTCCGCCCCCCAGTACAGAGCCATCCCATGCGCAGAGGTGAGCATGAGGCGCAGGGTGTCCACCAGGGGCCCCGGCCAGGAGACGGGGGGCCCGAGCGGCGTCGCCGCCCAGTCGATCCCTGACAGCAGCTCGCCGAACGCGCCGCCCTCGGAGAACACCCGGGCCGCCGCGGTGCGCGGGTCATCGCGCCGGGTCATCGAGAAATCCTCCTGGCGCCTGCGTGATCCGCCCGCGCCTCCCAAGGCTGCCGACGGCCACTCGCTGCGGACCTCCCAGGCAGATCGGACGCCGGATCCGACAGTTCTGACGACACTTCTGCCCGAATTGTCCATATGTAGCAATTAAAAACCTATTTGATCAGAAGTGTACGCCTGCAACCGCACGCCGACGGCGATGATCGTCGACTCACAGTCCCTGCGGCCGGCCGACACGTCGGCGCCGACGGGCAAGGCCGGGACCGCGCGAAGAAGGCGGCCGGCCGCAAGGGGCACGTGGCCGTGGACTGCCTGGGCCAACTGCTCCTGGTGCTGGCCACCGCTCGGGCATGGCTTCGCCGGTGAGCGGTTGTACTGGACGACGAACCGCGTGGCGTGATCGGCGCGTTTGTGGGCCCAGTCGACGAGCGGGTCAGCGTATCCGCCGCTGTCCCACACCAGGGTGATCCTGCGGTGCGGTGAGCGGAGCCGGGTAACCCCGACCACCAAGGCCAGCGGCTCCGCGTGACCGTCTCTGATCAGCACCACTTCGGAAGCACAGAGCCTTCCGTTGAGATCACCAACATTCAGACTGGCTGAGGTGGCCCAGCTGACGAAAGGGCCTCCGGTTCGGAACGGAGGCCCTTACTGAGCCTTCGGAGGCTTGCAGGTCTCAGGTCAAGGTGAGCTCGAGCACCGTCACCGACAGCGGTGGCAGCGTGCTCGTGAACGTCGCCGCCGCGCCGGTCACCGTGCGGGAAGTGGGCACGAGCGTGTCGGGCGCGGTCAGGGTGTTCGTCGTAGCAGGGGACGGGCCCGACAGGACCGTGGCCGTGGCGGTCTTCCTGACCCCCTTCGCCAAGCCCTGGAGTTCCACCGGCACATCCACCTTCTCCGTCCCGTAGTTCACCAGCGCCAGATACAGCCGCTTCCCGGAGCGCGTGGCCACCGTCGCCAAGCCCGGCAGCGCGCGTGCCGTGGCCGGAAGGACCGTGTCGCCCAGGTTGCTCGTCAGCATCTGCTGGGCCCAGTAGCTGGGGGAGACATAGCTCGTGAGGTTGTCGTAGGCGATCAGGTTCGTAGCCCAGACGTTGTTCTTCACGTGGGAGAACAACGGGGCGTAGCACTCCATCAAGACCTGGTCCGAGTTGCGGATCAGGCCTGCCAGCCAAGCCGCGTCGCCCAGAGCTGCGTTCAGGTCGGGGGTCGGGCGGCCCTCCTGCGCCGCCCACTCGCCTACGAAGACCTTCGTCGAGGCGCGGTCCCTGTTGTCGTACTTGTGGGTGGCGGCCTGGGCTGCGGACGGGGCCAGGTAATAGTGCTCGTCTATCAGGTCCGGGGTGCGGCTCGTCACCGTTGTCGTCGCGATCAGCTTCAGGTGTGGGTACTTCGCCTTGATCGCGTCGTAGAAGTCCGTGAAGCGGGAGTCGTACGAGCCCGATCCGTCGAACCAGTCCTCGTTGCCTATCTCCACGTACTCCAGGGGGAACGGCTTCGGGTGGCCGTCGGCCGCACGCCGGGCGCCCCAGGTGCTGGTGACCGGGCCCGTGACGTACTCAATCTCGTCCAGGGCGTCCTGGATGTACGGCTTGAGTGCGTCGCCCGTGACGTGTTCGCCCTTCAGGGTGTAGCCGGCGAAGACGGCCAGGACCGGTTGGGCCTTCATGTCCTCGACCCACTGCAGGTACTCCAGAACACCCAGTCCGTCCGTGGACCAGTAGCCCCACGCGTCGTCCATGTGGCCGGGGCGCTCCCAGACCGGGCCGATCGTGTTCTTCCAGTTGAAGCGGGTCGCGATCGTGTTGCCCTCGAGGAAGTTGCCGCCGGGGAAGCGCAGGAACTTCGGCTTCAGGGCTACCAGTTTCTCCATCAGGTCGATGCGCAGGCCGTTGGGGCGGTTGTTGTACGTGGGCGGGAAGAGGGAGACGTGCTGGAGCCACAGCGTCTCGCCCGCGGCGGTCGGGTCGGTCGTGGTTACGGTCAGCCTTGCGTCGCCCGTTATCGGGGCGCCCGAACCCGTGCTCAGGGTCAGTTCGAAGGGGCGGTCGGGGAAGGCCGTACCGATGTGCGCGATCCTCGCGGAGGCGTACACCGTTCCCCCGTCCGCCGACTCGATCGACACCGTCAGGGGACCGATCCCGCGCGATGCCTTCGCGAACAGGCGGGCCGTGTACGTGGTTCGGGGGCGCACCGGGATGCCCCAGAAGCCGTCGTTCGCAACACCGGCTCGGCTGCCGGCCCCTGTGCCGCTCGGCAGTACCACCTTGAGGGAGCGGTTCAGCGCCTCGTTCAACGGCGTGGCCGTGTCCAGCGTCAGCGTCGTGCCGCCCACCGCGGACCAGTGGACCGGTGACGTGTCGCTGGCCATCATCGAGCGGTTCTGCACCAGTTCGGCGTAGATGCCGCCCTCGCCGGAGTGGTTGATGTCCTCGAACATCAGGCCCGGGAGGATGGGGGAGACCGCGTGAGCAGGATTCGCTACGTCCACGCTGAGCAGTGGGGTCGTGGTCTCCACCGGGACGCCGGCCAGCGTTGCCACCTGTTCTGAGGTGAGAGCTGTCGGGAACATTTGTACGTCGTCGATCAGGCCGTGCCACTGGTCTACCTGTCCGCCGCCGTACAGCGCGCGGCCGATGGCGGTGGCGCCTGTGCCTGCCCAGCCTGCCGTGTAGGCGGTCTCGCCTTCGAGCACGCCGTTGACGTACAGGCGGGTGACGCCTGCCGCGGCGTCGCTGACGCCGACCAGGTGGGTCCAGGTTCCGGCGGTCGGGGCGGAGGCGGCGGCCGCGACAGCGGCTCCCTGGGTGGCGTCGGACGCGAGGCGGGCGAAGGCGAAGGTGCCGGTGTCGTCTCGTAGGCCCAGGTAGAAGGCGCTGACCACCTTGCCGTCGATGCTGACTGCGGTCTGGTAGCCGCCCAGTTGGGCGAGGTTGACCCAGGCAGACACCGAGAAGGCCTTCGAGGTGTCGACGACCGGTCCGGACGCGGTGGCGTTGCCGCCCGCCGTGAGGCTCAGGCTGTGGGCGCCGACCTTGCCGGTGTCCCAGCCGGCCGCGCCCTGGAGCGTGGCGGTGTGGGCGTTGCCGGACGCGTCGGCGGCGGTGGTGCCGGAGCCTTCGTCGAAGCTCCAGTGCGCGGCCGCGGCGGGGAGGACGACGGGAGCGGCCACGGCTGCGGGAGCGGCGACAGCGGGAACGGATCCGGCGAAGGTCCCGGCCAGGGACGTGACACCGATGGCGGTCAGGACGGTCCTGCGGGACGGTCCGGCGGCTTCTGAGGGCATGCTCAGTTCCTTCGTGTCAGATGTAACTAGATGAACCCAAATAAACCCAGGTGAACCGATGAAGCGCGGGCCCGTCGGCGGGGAGGGGGCCGACGGGCCCGCGATGGCCCCGACCGTCAGGTCACGGCGCGATGTTCCACTGCTGGCACGCGTTGTCGAGCTGCTGCCACTGGCGGACCGCCGTGCCGTTGGCCGTTCCGCAGTTCGCCACGTCCAACGCCATGCCGGTGTTGACGTTGGTGATCGTGTAGTGGCTGCCGGCCTTGGTGACGTCCCACTGCTGGCAGGTGTTACCGAGCGAGGCCCAGAGTTGGACGGCCGTGCCGTTGCTCTGCCCGCAGTTCTTGTCGTCCAGGACCGTGCCGCTGTTGGCGTTGGTGATCGTGTAGTGGCCGTTGCCCGCGCTGGCGAACTTCCACTGCTGGCAGGTGTTGCCGAGTGAGGCCCAGATGTCGATCGACGTGCCGTTGGCGGTGCCGCAGTTGACCGCGTCCAGGACCTTGCCGGAGTTGGCGTTGGTCAGGCGGTAGGCGGTGCCGGTGACCGGGAAGTTCGCGGCGGGGGTGGTGTAGCCGACGGAGGTGATGTTGGCCTGTACGGCGTTGTCGGCGGCGTCGGTCGGGTAGCCGGAGGTCATGACGCCCTCGAAGAAGGAGCCGTCGGAGCCGTTGCTGTT includes:
- a CDS encoding SpoIIE family protein phosphatase is translated as MTRRDDPRTAAARVFSEGGAFGELLSGIDWAATPLGPPVSWPGPLVDTLRLMLTSAHGMALYWGAEFATLYNLGSTPIVGAKHPWALGRPYKEVFPEVWAHPVSSHFHYVTDTRKPLLVPDELLIMERHGFLEQCYFDSAFQPVLLDDGTAGGVLQILTETTGRVLGERRLRLLSETGTRTAGLPTPGEVARVVAEVAGSYPDEIPFLGVYLASEPGMQRPAASTGLRSAPETVSLNAADGPEAAARLAQVVADGAPATLPAAAFTGGSMAGQHAAASLLPVEQALALPLHCAGQVEGVLVVGVNPCFPPGGAYYDFLEVLASAVAGALSAALAHEEQRRRAEALAELDRAKTTFFANVSHEFRTPLTLLLGPLQQALADEDRPERREQLELAERGALRLLKQVNTLLDVARAEAGQTHPALEPVDLASATAELAGVFRSAFEAAGLTLDVDCPPLPKPVPLDREMWEKVILNLLSNALKFTFTGGAQVQVAAASDWARLTVTDTGTGIPADELPRLFERFHRVRGARSRSHEGSGLGLVLVKDLVEAHGGTVGVDSRLGQGTTLTVDLPFATAQRPRPAPPEAGAGSPGEIPREGGGDRPGRTAAYVDEALGWLAADPVPAAATSAARTPHAPATHDALHGPGPHESDRPHDRPHRARLLVVDDNADMRAYLTQLLQPDYDVLLAADGRAALETALAQPVEMVLSDVMMPRMDGFELVRALRADPRTARLPIVLLTARAGEEESMQGRHAGADDYLAKPFSARQLLARVRTGLELSRLREQALTETRNQLAVLASLADAGLRLSATLDPDQILQTAGQILLPDFADQISIHLTSAAPAPAQSPPPYIAGTPLLAREALATAATRAINGNAPAPVGPHPAPAAVLALPLHAHDQTLGALVLVRHTGGYSAVEHKYLENLAHRLALAYDNATRYHNERRLALTLQRALLPHRLPQLPGVRLATHYRASNRGAEVGGDWYDVLALPDGAVGLAIGDVMGHDVEAATLMGQLRSALHSLALEGAGPAQVLTRLDAYLQSLATDRFATCLYAVYNPNQHRLRYAASGHLPPLLIAADTAYLELPPALPLGLGSTPVDREVAFPPGTGLLLYTDGLVENRSLSLDDGLAALRRTCATLPATARSDPQRITERALELLNTPDRVDDDAALLAATAEPSSRTNAPQTDRSAIQPTATARSHC
- a CDS encoding LamG-like jellyroll fold domain-containing protein, which encodes MPSEAAGPSRRTVLTAIGVTSLAGTFAGSVPAVAAPAAVAAPVVLPAAAAHWSFDEGSGTTAADASGNAHTATLQGAAGWDTGKVGAHSLSLTAGGNATASGPVVDTSKAFSVSAWVNLAQLGGYQTAVSIDGKVVSAFYLGLRDDTGTFAFARLASDATQGAAVAAAASAPTAGTWTHLVGVSDAAAGVTRLYVNGVLEGETAYTAGWAGTGATAIGRALYGGGQVDQWHGLIDDVQMFPTALTSEQVATLAGVPVETTTPLLSVDVANPAHAVSPILPGLMFEDINHSGEGGIYAELVQNRSMMASDTSPVHWSAVGGTTLTLDTATPLNEALNRSLKVVLPSGTGAGSRAGVANDGFWGIPVRPRTTYTARLFAKASRGIGPLTVSIESADGGTVYASARIAHIGTAFPDRPFELTLSTGSGAPITGDARLTVTTTDPTAAGETLWLQHVSLFPPTYNNRPNGLRIDLMEKLVALKPKFLRFPGGNFLEGNTIATRFNWKNTIGPVWERPGHMDDAWGYWSTDGLGVLEYLQWVEDMKAQPVLAVFAGYTLKGEHVTGDALKPYIQDALDEIEYVTGPVTSTWGARRAADGHPKPFPLEYVEIGNEDWFDGSGSYDSRFTDFYDAIKAKYPHLKLIATTTVTSRTPDLIDEHYYLAPSAAQAATHKYDNRDRASTKVFVGEWAAQEGRPTPDLNAALGDAAWLAGLIRNSDQVLMECYAPLFSHVKNNVWATNLIAYDNLTSYVSPSYWAQQMLTSNLGDTVLPATARALPGLATVATRSGKRLYLALVNYGTEKVDVPVELQGLAKGVRKTATATVLSGPSPATTNTLTAPDTLVPTSRTVTGAAATFTSTLPPLSVTVLELTLT